One window of the Triticum dicoccoides isolate Atlit2015 ecotype Zavitan chromosome 3B, WEW_v2.0, whole genome shotgun sequence genome contains the following:
- the LOC119278975 gene encoding disease resistance protein Pik-2-like translates to MEGAAQTILSNVGQVVGQEFRQLSGVGGEVAELRDELATMNAVLRMQSEAGDGAVDHFVREWMKQLRELAYDAEDCVDLYLFRIRCRPGDGLLVWSKRLLVTLFHRHRLAGDIAALRARAVAISERHARYGVGRETLRCPASSAPAPSSAYELPLAKHSNLLVGIRDQASSLVDKVKALDENDKELKVFSIVGFGGLGKTTLAMEVCRQLETEFQRQAQVSVSQAFTGKDLREFLKRVLLQIAQPKQTAHKESQNAADGASLGNVDDMDVAQLESKLKEILENSRYLIMINDVWSIAAWDAIRSRLPSSNCGSRIIVTTRIDTVAKACSANDGYIHHMKALIKKDSMKLFLCKAFGSMTDNSCPEDLKVEMDNILGKCGGLPLAIVSIASLLSSYKPPEGKDMWTKVQESIGSLMENNPSLEGMRRILTLSYDHLPHHLKCCMMYLSIFPEDYVIPKDRLLRRWIAEGLVAEKRGMTRMELAEAYFSELVSRSMIQRAADIVTWHDGRVETCRVHDMLLEIMVSKSLEANFVSLVGGQYEGMSYDMARRLSIHGGAEAPKDWSSKKNAVHRGTRSDIKVMTVQHVRSLSIFDPEVHKLLLGRLGEFTLVRVLDLEDCKGLEKKHRRHICRMYLLRFLSLKGTDIKEMPSRVGDLEHLQTLDVRQTRLKCLPKTVTKLEKLEHLLFSIKGTFWSGWMLPRGINKMKALRQVNKAVVIYDPMVAKEIGELDQLQELGIYVDTREDVNQEVLEELACSLSKLYSLRSLDIGNFGCDQWPFKQIMQFLHDVKSPPRLLQYLRIYGRIDNLPDWVSSLADLVEFDIAWTYLDGEQLFNVLCKLPILKRLTLGAYFCWHRETIVFGSTQSFPELKELTLNYSPEVPEVYQFKQGSMPKLETLEVHFGDQEKKVDGIQHLTKLKEVQYSGVKANKGLILAVEELNEENDRRHESEQFKIRVRYDDM, encoded by the exons ATGGAGGGCGCGGCGCAGACCATTTTGAGCAATGTTGGGCAGGTTGTGGGGCAGGAGTTCCGGCAGCTCAGCGGCGTGGGTGGCGAGGTCGCGGAGCTTAGGGACGAGCTGGCGACCATGAACGCCGTCCTTCGCATGCAGTCTGAAGCCGGGGACGGTGCCGTGGACCACTTCGTCCGGGAGTGGATGAAGCAGCTGCGGGAGCTCGCCTACGACGCCGAGGATTGCGTCGACCTCTATTTATTCCGCATCAGGTGTCGGCCGGGTGACGGCTTACTCGTCTGGTCCAAGCGCCTGCTTGTGACGCTTTTCCATCGCCATCGTCTCGCCGGTGACATCGCAGCCCTCCGCGCCCGTGCCGTCGCCATCAGCGAGCGCCATGCTCGTTACGGCGTCGGCCGCGAGACGCTGCGGTGCCCTGCTTCTTCCGCCCCTGCGCCATCGTCGGCGTATGAGCTCCCTCTTGCCAAGCACTCCAACCTGTTGGTCGGCATCAGGGACCAGGCTAGCAGCCTAGTCGACAAGGTGAAGGCGTTGGATGAGAACGACAAGGAGCTCAAGGTGTTCTCTATCGTCGGGTTCGGAGGCCTTGGGAAGACCACGCTGGCCATGGAGGTCTGCCGGCAGCTGGAGACGGAGTTCCAGCGCCAAGCGCAAGTGTCCGTGTCCCAGGCGTTCACCGGGAAGGACCTCAGGGAATTCCTGAAGCGCGTGCTTCTGCAGATCGCGCAGCCGAAGCAGACGGCGCACAAGGAGTCCCAAAATGCAGCCGATGGCGCTAGCTTGGGTAACGTCGACGACATGGATGTAGCCCAGCTGGAAAGCAAGCTCAAAGAGATTCTCGAAAACAGCAG GTACCTCATTATGATCAATGATGTTTGGAGTATAGCAGCCTGGGATGCAATCCGTTCTAGGTTACCAAGCAGCAATTGCGGCAGCAGAATCATTGTGACCACTCGGATAGATACTGTGGCAAAAGCATGCAGTGCTAATGATGGTTACATACATCATATGAAGGCCCTCATTAAGAAAGACTCCATGAAGTTGTTTCTATGCAAAGCGTTTGGCTCAATGACTGATAACTCGTGCCCCGAGGATTTGAAAGTAGAAATGGATAATATCTTAGGAAAATGTGGTGGGCTACCATTGGCCATTGTTAGCATTGCCAGCCTTCTATCAAGCTATAAACCTCCTGAAGGCAAAGATATGTGGACAAAAGTTCAGGAATCAATCGGTTCACTGATGGAAAACAACCCTTCCCTTGAAGGGATGAGAAGAATACTCACACTTAGCTATGACCACCTACCTCATcacctcaagtgttgcatgatgtacCTTAGCATTTTCCCGGAAGATTATGTCATTCCGAAAGATCGGCTGTTGAGGAGATGGATTGCTGAAGGATTGGTTGCGGAGAAGCGGGGGATGACCCGTATGGAACTTGCGGAAGCCTACTTCAGTGAGCTGGTCAGTAGAAGCATGATTCAGCGGGCCGCTGATATAGTCACCTGGCATGATGGGAGGGTAGAGACATGCCGTGTGCACGACATGTTGCTTGAGATCATGGTGTCCAAATCCCTAGAGGCTAATTTTGTTAGCCTGGTGGGTGGACAGTATGAAGGGATGTCGTATGACATGGCTCGCCGTCTCTCCATACATGGTGGAGCAGAGGCACCAAAGGACTGGTCATCAAAGAAAAATGCAGTGCACCGTGGTACAAGGAGCGACATCAAGGTGATGACTGTGCAGCATGTCCGATCACTAAGCATATTTGATCCTGAAGTGCACAAGCTGCTGCTTGGTCGGCTAGGTGAGTTCACCTTGGTAAGGGTACTTGATCTGGAAGATTGCAAGGGCCTAGAAAAAAAGCATAGGAGGCATATCTGCAGGATGTATCTTTTAAGGTTCTTGAGCTTGAAGGGCACAGATATCAAGGAGATGCCTTCGAGAGTTGGTGATCTCGAGCATTTGCAGACACTTGATGTACGTCAAACAcgccttaagtgtttgccaaaaacGGTAACAAAACTAGAGAAGCTGGAGCACCTGCTGTTCTCCATCAAGGGTACGTTCTGGTCTGGGTGGATGCTGCCCCGAGGGATCAACAAAATGAAGGCACTACGCCAAGTGAATAAAGCGGTTGTGATATACGACCCAATGGTCGCCAAGGAGATCGGCGAACTGGATCAGTTGCAAGAGCTTGGTATCTATGTGGACACGAGAGAGGATGTAAATCAGGAGGTTCTTGAAGAGCTTGCATGCTCCCTGAGCAAGCTATATTCCCTACGGTCACTCGACATTGGCAACTTTGGATGTGATCAATGGCCTTTCAAGCAGATAATGCAATTTCTGCATGATGTGAAATCGCCACCACGACTTCTCCAATACCTTAGGATCTATGGCCGCATTGACAATTTGCCCGACTGGGTGAGTTCACTCGCAGATCTCGTCGAGTTTGACATAGCGTGGACATACCTTGATGGTGAGCAACTATTTAACGTCCTGTGTAAGTTGCCCATCCTGAAGAGGCTGACCTTGGGGGCTTACTTCTGCTGGCATCGAGAAACTAttgtgtttggtagtacccaatcaTTTCCAGAGCTCAAGGAACTGACTCTGAACTATTCTCCTGAAGTTCCAGAAGTTTACCAATTTAAGCAAGGGTCCATGCCAAAGCTCGAGACACTCGAGGTGCATTTCGGAGACCAGGAGAAGAAAGTTGATGGCATCCAGCATTTGACAAAGCTGAAAGAGGTGCAGTACAGTGGGGTGAAGGCCAACAAAGGGCTGATACTTGCAGTAGAGGAGCTAAATGAGGAGAATGATAGGCGACATGAGTCAGAGCAGTTCAAAATTAGAGTGAGGTATGACGACATGTAA